One genomic region from Chthoniobacterales bacterium encodes:
- a CDS encoding ATPase, T2SS/T4P/T4SS family, which produces MATAKRTTKIAAKSFGERIADVLIDDGLLLPSQLEEAMELQKKSGGRLLKILTEKQFVNEQDMALGMGRCLDTPPINMVKIRVPESVMGLIPKDMARSFKLVPICQLGTKLFIAMADPLNVLAIDDVRQRTKLEIVPMIATEKSIMDALSGVHGGGSAAMDEAMRSAANLSDDIEITGAQKDKVDLDRMAADSEEAPVIKIVNLILVQALKEKASDIHLEPFEKSLKLRYRVDGALVEASSPPKALQLPIASRIKILAGLDIAERRLPQDGRFRITVGGKDVDLRISFLPTVYGEKIVIRILDKSALAGSVDNLGMDDFTLERFKKAIDAPHGMILVTGPTGSGKTTTLYSVLSELNNPIYNIVTVEDPVEYQLAGINQVAVKADIGLDFSSSLRSILRQDPDIVMIGEIRDNETADIAVKAALTGHQVLSTLHTNDAAGAIARLDDMGIEPFLISSSVLLTCAQRLVRKICPNCREEMIPDSEMCDKLGIDPEAGEIFYQGTGCDRCKQRGYVGRAPVIEVLPISETIRRLIIKRASAAVIKNQAVAEGMKTLRMVGMDKAREGITTLEEVWRTTSEDT; this is translated from the coding sequence GTGGCAACCGCTAAAAGAACCACCAAGATTGCAGCCAAGTCCTTCGGCGAGCGCATCGCCGATGTCTTGATCGACGACGGCCTCCTGCTGCCCAGCCAGCTCGAGGAAGCGATGGAACTCCAGAAGAAAAGCGGCGGACGGCTGCTGAAAATTCTGACCGAGAAACAATTCGTCAACGAGCAGGACATGGCCCTCGGCATGGGCCGCTGCCTCGACACGCCGCCGATCAACATGGTGAAAATCCGTGTGCCCGAGAGTGTGATGGGACTCATCCCGAAGGACATGGCCCGGAGCTTTAAGCTGGTGCCGATCTGCCAGCTCGGCACAAAGCTTTTCATCGCGATGGCCGACCCGCTGAACGTGCTCGCCATCGACGACGTCCGCCAGCGCACCAAGCTGGAAATCGTTCCGATGATTGCAACGGAAAAGAGCATTATGGACGCCCTTAGCGGCGTGCATGGCGGTGGTTCCGCAGCGATGGACGAGGCGATGCGCTCGGCGGCTAATCTTTCCGACGACATCGAGATCACCGGCGCGCAGAAGGACAAGGTCGATCTCGACCGCATGGCGGCGGACAGCGAGGAAGCGCCCGTCATCAAGATTGTGAACCTGATTCTCGTCCAGGCGCTCAAGGAAAAAGCGTCCGACATTCACCTCGAGCCATTTGAGAAATCGCTCAAACTCCGTTACCGCGTGGACGGCGCTCTCGTGGAGGCCAGCTCGCCGCCGAAAGCACTGCAACTCCCGATCGCCTCGCGCATCAAGATTCTCGCCGGGCTCGACATCGCCGAGCGCCGCCTGCCGCAGGACGGACGTTTTCGCATCACCGTCGGCGGCAAGGATGTCGATCTGCGCATCTCGTTTTTGCCGACGGTCTATGGCGAGAAAATCGTTATTCGTATTCTCGACAAGAGCGCGCTCGCCGGCTCCGTGGACAACCTCGGAATGGACGATTTCACCCTCGAGCGCTTTAAGAAAGCCATCGACGCGCCGCACGGGATGATCCTCGTCACCGGCCCGACGGGATCTGGAAAGACGACGACGCTTTACTCCGTGCTCTCCGAGCTGAACAACCCGATCTACAACATCGTCACCGTCGAGGACCCGGTCGAATACCAGCTCGCCGGCATCAACCAGGTCGCGGTGAAAGCCGACATCGGGCTCGATTTCTCCAGCTCGTTGCGTTCCATTTTGCGTCAGGATCCTGACATCGTCATGATCGGTGAGATTCGCGATAACGAGACCGCCGACATCGCGGTCAAAGCCGCGCTCACCGGCCACCAGGTGCTCTCGACTTTGCACACGAATGACGCTGCTGGCGCCATCGCCCGTCTCGACGACATGGGCATCGAGCCATTCCTGATTTCGAGTTCGGTTCTGCTCACCTGCGCCCAGCGTTTGGTTCGCAAAATTTGTCCGAATTGCCGCGAGGAAATGATCCCGGATTCTGAAATGTGCGACAAACTCGGGATCGACCCGGAAGCTGGCGAAATATTTTATCAGGGCACCGGTTGCGACCGCTGCAAGCAACGCGGCTACGTCGGACGCGCCCCCGTCATCGAAGTCCTCCCTATTTCCGAGACGATTCGCCGTCTGATCATCAAACGCGCCTCCGCTGCCGTCATCAAAAACCAAGCCGTGGCCGAGGGAATGAAAACTTTGCGCATGGTGGGCATGGATAAAGCTAGAGAAGGTATTACCACTCTCGAAGAAGTGTGGCGCACAACCTCAGAAGACACCTAA
- a CDS encoding ADP-ribosylation factor-like protein codes for MSIINYASKEIQFKIVYYGPALCGKTTNLSYIHSKIDPGNRGDLVSLATASDRTLFFDFLPLSAIVIKGFKTKFQLYTVPGQVIYNATRQLVLRSVDGIVFVADSQWDKMEENVEAFKNLEENLNKMNMSLDEMPYIIQYNKRDLPNVAPINYMEFLLNNRKKRVQSFEVISSTGQNVFSSLNVVSQLLLHKFNKASDAAQANSAPPQIAVV; via the coding sequence ATGTCCATCATCAACTACGCCAGCAAAGAGATCCAATTCAAGATCGTTTACTACGGTCCCGCTCTCTGCGGAAAGACAACCAATCTTTCCTACATTCACTCCAAGATCGATCCGGGAAATCGTGGAGATCTAGTTTCCCTGGCTACCGCTTCAGACCGCACCTTGTTCTTCGATTTTCTACCTTTGAGTGCCATTGTTATCAAGGGCTTCAAAACGAAGTTTCAGCTCTATACTGTGCCAGGCCAGGTCATCTACAACGCCACTAGACAACTAGTCCTCCGCAGCGTCGATGGCATTGTCTTCGTCGCCGATTCGCAATGGGACAAGATGGAGGAAAACGTAGAGGCATTTAAGAATCTCGAGGAGAACTTGAACAAGATGAACATGTCGCTCGACGAGATGCCTTACATCATTCAGTACAACAAACGCGATCTACCCAATGTCGCGCCGATCAACTACATGGAATTCCTCCTGAACAACCGCAAGAAGCGCGTGCAAAGTTTCGAGGTCATCTCCAGCACGGGCCAGAATGTTTTCAGTTCCTTGAATGTCGTGTCGCAACTATTGCTTCACAAGTTCAACAAAGCCAGCGATGCTGCGCAGGCCAACTCCGCCCCTCCCCAAATCGCCGTCGTCTAG